One Bacteroidia bacterium genomic region harbors:
- a CDS encoding CHAP domain-containing protein produces MKRWAKRLKRWTILFICTTLILLAIDYLRIGKPINEYNGVPIYYNGLIFQSPKKPHRSEKGIYYGIKWESTEFVRRYYYEKLKYYIPAKYHYAITWVGHNIKAGERNPIGLRQYYNGGTVKPQKDDIIVFKNKRYGHAAIIGEVYEDMVVLYQQNVWGWSKEKCKLKKENHRYYIESYLTPIAWMRK; encoded by the coding sequence ATGAAACGATGGGCTAAGCGGCTGAAAAGATGGACAATTTTATTCATTTGTACGACACTAATTTTGCTAGCTATTGATTACTTACGAATAGGCAAACCTATCAATGAGTATAATGGCGTACCTATTTACTACAACGGACTAATATTCCAATCCCCTAAAAAACCTCATAGAAGTGAAAAAGGTATATACTACGGAATAAAATGGGAAAGTACAGAATTTGTACGCAGATACTACTATGAAAAGCTCAAATATTACATTCCTGCGAAGTATCACTATGCAATTACTTGGGTAGGGCATAACATAAAAGCAGGTGAAAGAAATCCTATCGGACTTCGGCAGTATTACAATGGGGGTACGGTCAAACCCCAAAAAGATGATATTATTGTGTTCAAAAACAAGCGATACGGGCATGCGGCTATTATAGGGGAAGTTTATGAGGATATGGTTGTCCTATACCAACAAAATGTATGGGGCTGGTCAAAAGAAAAATGTAAGCTTAAAAAAGAAAATCATCGGTATTACATAGAGAGTTATCTTACACCCATTGCTTGGATGAGAAAATAA